The following are encoded together in the Legionella adelaidensis genome:
- the pbpC gene encoding penicillin-binding protein 1C → MKFFKIISLTLVGLFVSGLLILFFLPKPALLEGIPFSYAVFDKNNELLRLTISQDEKYRVFTPLQSFSPSLIEATLLQEDQYFWQHVGINPLAMAKAFWQTYVLHTRRFGASTITMQVARLRFDIQSKHWAGKLKQIIRALQLEMHYSKEEILEAYLNLAPYGGNIEGVGAASLIYFNKKVKNISLPEALTLSVIPQNPTKRVPDKMGMTSVRNKLFDRWVKLHQEDKNQTYLFKLPVQMRSPRHLPFEAPHFTNAILMDKNKPSLNAVTTLDLNLQHALEHVLQSYTRRTKNKGVSNAALMLVDRRDMEIKALIGSTNFFDPRIQGQINGTAIKRSPGSTLKPFIYALALDEGVIHPYTVLKDVSSSFSGYNPENFDYDFLGPVRAKDALILSRNIPALYLTNQLKKNTLYQLLEKAQVSELKPENYYGLALALGGAELTMRELIGLYLALVNEGQWKPIRKFVNEPLGSGVRLFSREASFLVLDMLKDTVRPDNLVFSNANFPIAWKTGTSSGFRDAWTVGAFGPYVLAVWLGNFNNQSNQALVGKDIAAPLFFEVIAAVKENTKGMPPLSLSSRGLNLTKVAVCKASGLLPTRYCPELEMTWFIPGRSPIKIDNIYREVAIDSRSGLQTCHPDKDTRFEVYEFWSTDLLKIFKQAGIQRRIPPPFMKGCIVLNPRGFAPQITSLQEGVRYIINARTQKTMEIPLSATTDADVRMVYWFINDTFLGKTAPSTPFMWNAKSGKYVVRVLDDHGLSSARDITIQLEG, encoded by the coding sequence ATGAAATTTTTTAAAATAATTAGCTTAACCCTTGTTGGATTATTTGTCAGTGGGCTATTAATACTTTTTTTCTTGCCTAAGCCTGCTTTGCTAGAGGGCATCCCATTTTCTTACGCCGTCTTTGATAAAAATAATGAGTTATTACGTCTTACCATCAGTCAGGACGAAAAATACCGTGTTTTTACCCCTCTGCAATCTTTTTCACCTTCACTGATCGAAGCAACGCTACTTCAAGAGGATCAGTATTTTTGGCAACACGTTGGTATTAATCCCTTAGCTATGGCTAAGGCCTTTTGGCAAACGTATGTTCTTCATACGCGAAGGTTTGGTGCTTCTACTATTACCATGCAAGTAGCCCGTTTGCGTTTTGACATTCAGTCAAAACATTGGGCAGGTAAATTAAAGCAAATTATTCGCGCCCTGCAATTAGAAATGCATTACAGTAAAGAAGAGATTCTTGAGGCGTATTTAAATCTTGCACCCTATGGCGGGAATATTGAAGGAGTAGGGGCAGCCAGTCTCATTTATTTTAATAAAAAGGTGAAAAATATTTCTCTTCCAGAGGCGCTCACGCTCAGCGTTATTCCCCAAAATCCCACAAAAAGAGTGCCTGACAAAATGGGAATGACTTCCGTTAGAAATAAATTATTTGACCGCTGGGTAAAATTACACCAAGAAGATAAAAACCAGACTTATTTATTTAAATTACCCGTGCAAATGCGCTCTCCTCGCCACCTTCCATTTGAAGCCCCTCATTTTACCAATGCAATTCTGATGGATAAAAATAAGCCCTCACTCAATGCCGTTACCACCTTGGATTTAAACTTACAACATGCTTTGGAGCATGTTTTGCAATCTTATACTCGCAGGACAAAAAATAAGGGAGTAAGTAATGCGGCATTAATGTTAGTGGATCGTCGCGATATGGAAATAAAAGCGTTGATAGGTTCGACTAATTTTTTTGATCCACGTATTCAAGGACAAATTAACGGAACGGCAATAAAACGATCGCCAGGCTCCACATTAAAACCATTTATTTATGCTTTAGCGCTTGACGAAGGGGTTATTCACCCTTACACCGTTTTAAAAGATGTATCCTCAAGTTTTTCAGGATATAACCCGGAAAATTTCGATTATGATTTTTTAGGCCCTGTACGCGCCAAAGATGCGCTTATTCTTAGTAGAAATATCCCTGCACTTTACCTTACCAATCAATTAAAAAAAAATACCCTGTATCAATTACTAGAAAAAGCGCAGGTAAGTGAATTAAAACCAGAAAATTATTATGGTTTAGCCCTTGCACTCGGGGGTGCAGAACTTACTATGCGAGAACTAATTGGTTTGTATCTCGCCTTGGTAAACGAGGGCCAGTGGAAGCCTATTCGAAAGTTTGTTAATGAGCCTCTTGGTAGTGGAGTACGTCTCTTTTCAAGAGAAGCCAGCTTTTTAGTATTAGATATGCTTAAAGACACTGTAAGACCTGATAATTTAGTTTTCTCCAATGCTAACTTTCCTATAGCCTGGAAAACAGGAACCTCTTCCGGGTTTAGGGATGCATGGACAGTAGGAGCGTTTGGGCCTTATGTGTTAGCAGTATGGTTAGGAAATTTTAATAATCAAAGTAACCAAGCGTTGGTAGGTAAAGATATCGCGGCTCCTTTATTTTTTGAAGTAATCGCTGCAGTTAAAGAAAATACAAAAGGAATGCCTCCATTGTCTCTTTCTTCTCGTGGGCTCAATTTAACGAAGGTAGCCGTTTGTAAAGCATCTGGTCTGCTGCCTACCCGCTATTGCCCGGAACTGGAAATGACTTGGTTTATTCCCGGAAGATCACCCATAAAAATTGATAATATTTATCGAGAAGTAGCAATTGATAGCAGAAGCGGATTACAAACCTGCCATCCCGATAAAGATACCCGTTTTGAAGTATACGAATTTTGGTCCACCGATCTGTTAAAAATTTTTAAACAAGCCGGGATTCAAAGGCGTATCCCTCCTCCTTTCATGAAAGGTTGTATAGTCCTTAACCCACGCGGTTTTGCACCGCAGATTACCTCATTACAAGAAGGCGTGCGCTATATAATTAATGCAAGAACACAAAAAACCATGGAAATTCCCTTATCTGCTACTACGGATGCAGATGTGCGCATGGTCTATTGGTTTATAAATGATACCTTTTTAGGAAAAACAGCCCCTTCAACCCCATTTATGTGGAACGCGAAATCCGGTAAATATGTTGTGCGTGTATTAGATGACCATGGTTTGTCTTCTGCTCGCGACATCACCATCCAGTTAGAAGGGTAA
- a CDS encoding DNA polymerase/3'-5' exonuclease PolX, with translation MVKSNKDIADYLYQFSDLLDAAGADRYRVRAYRRAARELLKEKEIILQNPQFDLTSIPGIGKKIASVIQHIIVNNQLPEIINSSADKKVTGKRPRKFLRLYHALPIAYHLERLLNKIPEVTKVAWCGEIRRKVEVVTSLDFLICTEDFNTIIEHLSDQNELHHIIEQADDFLHGVLWSGAILHLYNASKSFFGARLLMLTGNQKHLEELKQHAQNHSYQLNNKGLYKNEYKVAGQSEKSIYTHLKLSYIEPELREGRNEISVAIRHQLPKLITLKDIRGDLHSHTTETDGKESLETMVRGAIELGYEYVAITDHSKRLTITNGMDEKRLLNQIKQIDKLNEQLSHFRILKSIEVDILEDGSLDLTNDVLKELDIVVCSIHSRFRIPEHKQTTRILKAMDNPYFNILGHATGRLIKSRPAYEINLQKIFEAAKERGCCIELNGQPYRLDINDLYCQMAKSIGVKMAISSDAHSVRELRFMQFGIYQARRGWLEKSDVINAHGWRTLMRMIKRI, from the coding sequence ATGGTTAAAAGTAATAAGGACATTGCTGATTATCTATATCAATTTTCGGATCTTCTAGATGCCGCCGGAGCAGACCGTTATCGTGTAAGAGCCTATCGACGCGCGGCACGAGAATTATTAAAAGAAAAAGAAATTATCCTCCAAAATCCTCAATTCGATTTAACTTCCATACCTGGTATTGGCAAGAAAATTGCCTCAGTTATTCAACATATAATTGTAAATAACCAATTACCTGAAATAATAAATTCTTCCGCTGATAAGAAAGTTACTGGCAAACGACCACGCAAATTTCTACGCCTCTATCATGCTCTGCCTATTGCCTATCATTTAGAAAGGCTTTTAAATAAAATCCCTGAAGTAACCAAAGTGGCCTGGTGCGGAGAAATCCGCCGCAAAGTCGAAGTAGTCACTTCGCTGGATTTTTTAATCTGTACAGAGGATTTCAACACAATAATCGAACATTTAAGTGATCAGAACGAATTACACCATATCATTGAGCAGGCAGATGATTTCTTGCATGGCGTTTTATGGTCAGGTGCTATTTTGCATCTCTATAATGCCTCAAAAAGTTTTTTTGGCGCCAGGTTATTAATGCTTACAGGAAATCAAAAACATTTGGAAGAACTCAAACAACACGCACAAAATCATTCTTATCAACTGAACAATAAAGGTCTTTATAAAAATGAATATAAAGTTGCGGGGCAATCAGAAAAGTCCATTTACACCCATCTAAAACTATCTTACATAGAGCCTGAACTAAGGGAAGGACGTAATGAAATATCAGTCGCTATAAGGCATCAATTACCCAAGTTAATCACATTGAAAGATATAAGAGGTGACTTGCATTCTCACACCACTGAAACAGACGGGAAAGAATCTTTAGAGACTATGGTAAGGGGAGCCATAGAATTAGGTTATGAATATGTAGCTATCACCGACCATTCAAAACGCTTAACTATTACCAATGGGATGGATGAAAAACGATTGCTTAATCAAATTAAACAAATTGATAAACTGAATGAACAGTTGTCTCATTTTCGCATTTTAAAATCTATTGAGGTTGATATCTTGGAGGATGGCTCCTTGGATTTAACAAATGATGTCTTAAAAGAATTAGACATAGTGGTATGTTCCATTCATTCACGCTTTAGAATTCCAGAGCACAAACAAACAACTAGAATATTAAAGGCTATGGATAATCCTTATTTTAATATCCTCGGCCACGCTACTGGTCGTTTAATCAAATCCCGACCTGCGTATGAAATTAATTTGCAAAAAATTTTTGAGGCTGCGAAAGAAAGAGGTTGTTGTATAGAACTCAATGGTCAACCTTATCGTTTAGATATTAATGACTTGTACTGCCAGATGGCGAAATCGATTGGAGTAAAAATGGCAATTTCTAGTGATGCGCATAGTGTAAGAGAATTGAGATTTATGCAATTTGGTATTTATCAAGCAAGAAGAGGATGGTTAGAAAAAAGCGATGTTATTAATGCCCATGGTTGGCGAACGTTAATGCGGATGATTAAGAGGATATAA
- a CDS encoding MazG nucleotide pyrophosphohydrolase domain-containing protein: MNILKRMELLEADADDFGFSWENTDQIIAQIKSEINEIIEHLQVESCQNPKGLQEEIGDLFHAVISLCVFCKLDPEETLKLTTNKFERRLNAVKDLAQKDGLASLKNHSFKDLMKYWDKAKKEVS, encoded by the coding sequence ATGAATATATTGAAAAGAATGGAGTTGTTAGAAGCAGATGCAGACGATTTTGGTTTTAGTTGGGAAAACACCGATCAAATCATTGCTCAAATAAAGAGTGAAATAAATGAAATAATTGAGCACCTTCAGGTGGAGTCCTGTCAAAACCCAAAAGGCTTACAAGAAGAAATTGGCGATCTATTTCATGCGGTAATCTCTTTATGTGTTTTCTGTAAATTAGATCCGGAAGAAACCCTAAAATTAACCACGAATAAATTTGAACGAAGGTTAAATGCGGTAAAAGATTTGGCGCAGAAAGATGGGTTGGCTTCTTTGAAAAACCATTCTTTTAAAGACCTTATGAAATACTGGGATAAAGCCAAAAAAGAGGTCAGTTAA
- a CDS encoding alpha-2-macroglobulin: MNKSKSSSPFTRVAAFFALILGRINWSSPPWINYFRLRSKTHPKAFWTSFITLFVLLGMGVGTYYWYSQLPKPQLITANITTPKAPFITEEEEIPPPDPLTIVFGLKTEGQEELTPQSVAPLDLVGKEVTKGVEITPSIPGKWYWSNDNQLLFSPTDNWPAEQKYTVRFNKDFFAKNAHMEDYAYTFITPSFQAKITDFTFYQDPVDPKLRQAVGTIHFNYPVDPQSMEKNTVLSLEALKNQKIEPKYYHFNITFDKQNRIAYLRSEPITLTDTPKYLILEVKPGVHPTTGKGELGASLSKNLLIPDISNYLKINAAKGEIVRDAQDRPEQILAVETTLGVTEKELLQHMHVYLLPKDYPASAIHEERKDYEWTNPGEVNPTILALSQPLALESIPAEFNYSTLHTFRFSAQTPRYAYVKIDKGLRGLDNFKLSNNFATIIKVPEYPKEIRFLHKGALLSLSGEKKLSALIRGVPAVKFSFARILPQDINQLVTQTQGDFNNPYFINSNFNQQNISEIFSEIQQFNASDNKQQYTSLDFEKYLANAANSGGPQGLFLLHAQGWDSEKNEPIDVSANRLVLITDLAMIVKDNQDGSHDVFVQSISQGIPQANVTITVLGKNGLPILSVPTDMEGRANFPSLKDYIEEKEPVVYLAALGTDVSFIPYNNSNRQLNFSRYDVGGLYTSNQELNSLSAYLFSDRGIYRPGDTAHLGIILKQAYAAAQPPGLTVQLSISDPRGTVVSDKKFSVDELGYLTYDFLTQETSPTGQYYANLYLVKDDHPENYLGSVNFKVAEFQPDRMRIQSSFSSIDNKGWVSPDNLLAKVVLWNLYGAPAADRKIAARILLEPKIISFVQYPEYIFFDPLLDTKKQGKVFTDTLKDQKTNGQGETVFNLNLQRFAKASYQLTFFAEGFEAEGGRSVTTQSSVLVSPLPYFIGFKSDGDLQFIKQNSQRSVNYLAINPQLNPIALSDLKIQLVSLQPVSTLVKKADGTYQYQSIMQSKVIKTEPLTLTEQGLNYALPTQNIGNYALNILDKNNTEISQLKFSVVGDSQQSLARNAELSVKLNKEAYAAGEDIELQITAPYVGTGLITIEREKVYVSKWFKTETTSSLQTIHIPEDFQGNGYVNVAFVRDWNSPEIFINPLSYSVVPFSVDSEIHKVNITLNTASEAKPGDNFAIEYATDKPGKIIVFAVDEGILQVARYAMPEPLAFFFQKRALEVITQQTVDQILPKFIRERELSSVGGDGGEDLLSQYLNPFKRKTDLPVVFWSGLLESDANVRKVSYPIPDYFNGTLHVMAVAVSLDAVGSSEKKAEVKGDFIINPNVPTFVSPGDEFEVTASIANNLKNAGEDPIGVNLEVSPELQVVTENPHEIIIPAGKEAVIRYRLRALNQLGNATLTFSTRKGDKEASIISSLSIRPATAFSTTVISGRDNDEKRVVDLRRALYPEFRTVTAALSSSPLILAAGLQRYLDNFPYGCTEQLISKAFPLLIIGDQHWLTDNPQEVEEKVKQTISLLAFRQMTNGSFTYWPGSIDNQNNQFISVYAMHFLTEAYEYEYSISDEMYDAGLDYLMQLASANATSLEMARNQAYAIYILTRNQVVTSNYITNLILYLDKSYPSWKQEIIGAYIAASFKLLKNDKEAEQLIRAYQPNASRQSDSDFYDQNSANAQYLYLLGNHFPALLEKQDENLVLEITSKLNSDEINTIFSSYGILGLGSYAAKETDAWTGLSIAQKLANNNEPTLLNLNDNYGVAPLSENAIAAIFLDQQRKNYFYQVTESGFDKNIPKESVAQGIEVYREYRSKEGQVINTTSLGEEIEVHIQIRGLSEHYLSNIVILDLLPGGFEVVQDSIKKEITYMDYFDIREDRVIFFGSIDSNSREIVYRIKATNVGTFTVPAIQAESMYNPKIKANGVGSSISVVANDKS, translated from the coding sequence ATGAATAAAAGCAAGTCTTCTTCTCCTTTCACCCGCGTTGCCGCATTCTTCGCGCTCATCCTCGGCCGAATAAACTGGTCAAGCCCCCCCTGGATTAATTATTTTCGCCTCCGTTCGAAAACACATCCTAAGGCTTTCTGGACGTCATTCATAACCCTGTTTGTTTTATTAGGCATGGGAGTGGGAACTTATTATTGGTATAGCCAATTACCAAAACCACAATTAATTACCGCCAATATCACTACTCCCAAGGCGCCCTTCATTACTGAAGAAGAAGAAATCCCCCCGCCTGATCCCCTAACCATTGTCTTTGGCTTAAAAACCGAAGGGCAAGAGGAATTGACCCCGCAATCAGTAGCACCTCTTGATTTGGTCGGGAAAGAGGTAACCAAGGGGGTAGAGATAACGCCCTCCATACCGGGAAAATGGTATTGGTCTAATGATAATCAACTTCTGTTCTCCCCTACCGATAATTGGCCCGCAGAGCAAAAATATACCGTTCGATTCAATAAGGATTTTTTTGCGAAAAATGCGCACATGGAAGATTATGCTTATACTTTTATCACTCCGTCCTTTCAGGCCAAAATTACAGATTTTACTTTCTACCAAGATCCTGTCGACCCAAAATTAAGACAAGCAGTTGGCACTATCCACTTCAATTACCCTGTAGATCCGCAAAGCATGGAAAAAAATACTGTGCTCAGCTTGGAGGCTCTTAAGAACCAAAAAATAGAACCCAAATATTATCACTTTAATATCACCTTTGATAAGCAAAATCGAATTGCCTATTTACGCTCCGAACCCATCACTTTAACGGACACTCCCAAATATTTAATTTTAGAAGTTAAGCCGGGAGTACACCCTACTACTGGTAAAGGAGAGTTAGGTGCTTCTTTATCTAAAAACCTATTAATTCCTGATATTAGCAATTATTTAAAAATTAATGCGGCGAAAGGAGAAATAGTTCGCGACGCGCAAGATAGGCCAGAGCAAATTTTGGCTGTGGAAACGACACTGGGGGTGACCGAGAAAGAACTTCTTCAACATATGCATGTATATCTTTTACCAAAAGATTACCCCGCCTCGGCAATTCATGAAGAGAGGAAAGACTATGAGTGGACAAATCCAGGAGAAGTAAATCCAACGATATTAGCATTATCACAACCGCTGGCTTTAGAAAGTATTCCTGCTGAGTTTAATTATTCAACCCTGCATACCTTTCGATTTTCAGCACAGACTCCCCGCTATGCCTATGTCAAAATAGATAAAGGTTTGCGCGGACTTGATAACTTCAAACTAAGTAATAACTTCGCAACGATTATTAAGGTTCCTGAATATCCTAAAGAAATCAGATTTCTCCATAAGGGAGCCTTACTTTCTTTAAGCGGTGAAAAAAAGCTATCTGCTTTAATTCGAGGGGTTCCTGCTGTTAAATTCAGCTTTGCTCGTATACTTCCTCAAGATATCAATCAATTAGTAACTCAAACACAAGGTGATTTTAATAACCCTTATTTTATTAACTCTAATTTTAACCAGCAAAATATCAGTGAAATTTTTTCGGAAATCCAACAATTTAATGCTAGCGATAATAAACAACAATACACTTCATTAGATTTTGAAAAATACTTGGCGAATGCAGCTAATAGCGGTGGACCGCAAGGGCTCTTTCTCTTGCACGCGCAAGGGTGGGATAGTGAAAAAAACGAACCGATTGATGTGAGCGCTAATCGACTCGTTTTAATTACTGATTTAGCCATGATTGTGAAAGATAATCAGGATGGCAGCCATGATGTTTTTGTACAATCCATTAGCCAAGGAATACCGCAGGCAAACGTGACCATTACTGTTTTGGGAAAAAATGGTTTACCTATTCTTTCTGTTCCTACAGATATGGAAGGCAGGGCAAATTTTCCCTCATTAAAAGATTATATTGAAGAAAAAGAACCGGTCGTTTATTTAGCAGCATTGGGTACGGACGTTTCATTTATTCCTTACAATAACAGTAATCGCCAATTAAATTTTTCTCGCTATGATGTAGGCGGCCTGTATACGAGCAACCAAGAATTAAATAGTTTAAGCGCCTATTTATTTTCAGACAGAGGGATATACCGGCCTGGAGATACTGCACATCTTGGTATTATTCTTAAGCAGGCATATGCAGCAGCACAACCTCCAGGACTTACGGTCCAACTATCTATTAGTGACCCACGCGGAACGGTTGTCTCTGATAAAAAGTTTTCAGTAGACGAGCTGGGGTATTTAACCTATGACTTCCTGACACAAGAAACGTCCCCAACCGGCCAATATTATGCAAATCTGTACTTAGTAAAAGACGATCACCCGGAGAATTATCTGGGGTCCGTTAATTTTAAAGTGGCGGAATTCCAACCCGACAGGATGCGGATTCAATCTTCTTTTTCTAGTATTGACAATAAAGGTTGGGTCTCCCCTGACAATTTACTCGCTAAAGTTGTTTTATGGAATCTTTATGGTGCTCCCGCCGCTGACCGAAAAATTGCAGCTAGAATCCTTCTGGAGCCCAAAATTATTTCTTTTGTTCAATATCCCGAATATATCTTTTTCGACCCTCTTCTTGACACAAAAAAACAGGGGAAGGTTTTTACCGACACTTTAAAGGACCAAAAAACAAACGGGCAAGGCGAGACAGTTTTTAACTTAAACTTGCAACGTTTTGCCAAAGCAAGCTACCAACTCACTTTTTTTGCCGAAGGATTTGAAGCCGAGGGAGGCAGAAGTGTAACAACCCAATCCTCTGTATTAGTAAGCCCACTGCCATACTTTATAGGCTTCAAGTCCGATGGGGATTTGCAATTTATTAAACAAAATAGCCAAAGAAGCGTTAATTATTTAGCTATCAACCCGCAATTAAATCCGATTGCTTTGTCCGATCTGAAAATCCAGTTAGTCTCATTACAACCCGTTTCCACTTTGGTAAAAAAAGCAGATGGTACTTACCAATATCAATCCATAATGCAGAGTAAAGTTATTAAGACAGAGCCACTAACTTTAACTGAACAGGGTTTAAACTATGCACTACCTACACAAAACATTGGTAATTATGCGCTCAATATTCTTGATAAGAATAATACTGAAATCAGTCAACTTAAGTTTAGTGTGGTGGGCGACAGCCAGCAATCACTCGCTAGAAATGCCGAGCTAAGCGTTAAGCTGAATAAAGAAGCTTATGCGGCAGGCGAAGATATTGAATTGCAAATAACTGCTCCTTATGTGGGCACTGGACTTATAACTATTGAGCGAGAAAAAGTTTATGTCAGTAAGTGGTTTAAGACAGAAACGACAAGCTCATTACAGACCATTCATATTCCTGAAGATTTTCAAGGCAACGGTTATGTCAACGTAGCTTTTGTAAGAGATTGGAATTCTCCCGAGATTTTTATCAATCCATTGAGTTATAGTGTCGTGCCTTTCTCGGTAGATAGCGAAATACACAAGGTTAATATAACTTTAAATACAGCTAGTGAAGCAAAGCCAGGAGATAACTTTGCCATTGAATATGCAACAGATAAGCCAGGAAAAATAATAGTTTTTGCAGTAGATGAAGGGATTTTGCAAGTTGCTCGCTATGCAATGCCTGAGCCCTTAGCCTTTTTCTTTCAAAAAAGAGCATTGGAAGTTATTACGCAACAAACTGTCGATCAGATTCTTCCCAAATTTATACGCGAAAGAGAGCTCTCTTCGGTAGGCGGTGACGGCGGAGAAGATCTCCTTTCGCAGTACTTGAATCCATTTAAACGAAAAACAGATTTACCAGTTGTTTTTTGGTCTGGGCTTTTAGAAAGTGACGCCAATGTGCGCAAAGTTTCTTACCCTATTCCTGATTATTTTAATGGCACTTTACACGTCATGGCTGTAGCAGTTTCTCTGGATGCGGTAGGCTCTTCTGAAAAGAAAGCGGAAGTAAAAGGTGATTTTATTATAAATCCCAACGTTCCTACTTTCGTCAGTCCCGGTGACGAATTTGAGGTTACTGCAAGTATCGCCAATAATTTAAAAAATGCAGGAGAAGACCCTATAGGAGTTAATCTCGAAGTCTCTCCAGAGTTACAAGTTGTTACAGAAAATCCTCATGAAATAATAATTCCTGCAGGCAAAGAAGCGGTCATACGGTATCGACTTCGCGCTCTTAATCAACTGGGAAATGCAACGCTTACTTTTTCTACTCGCAAAGGTGATAAAGAAGCTTCTATTATTTCTTCTCTTAGTATTCGCCCGGCAACTGCGTTTTCAACCACGGTTATTAGTGGAAGAGATAATGATGAAAAAAGGGTAGTGGACCTCAGACGTGCTTTATACCCTGAGTTTCGTACCGTTACCGCGGCATTATCGAGCAGCCCTTTAATTTTGGCGGCTGGATTACAACGCTATCTCGACAACTTCCCCTATGGTTGTACCGAGCAGCTCATCAGTAAAGCTTTCCCATTACTTATTATTGGCGATCAACATTGGTTAACGGACAACCCTCAGGAGGTAGAGGAGAAAGTTAAGCAAACCATTTCGCTTCTTGCTTTTAGACAAATGACCAATGGTAGTTTCACTTACTGGCCCGGTAGTATCGACAACCAAAACAATCAATTCATTTCTGTGTATGCTATGCATTTTCTAACCGAAGCGTATGAGTATGAATATTCTATTTCTGATGAGATGTATGATGCAGGTTTAGATTATTTAATGCAGCTCGCTTCTGCCAACGCTACCAGTTTAGAAATGGCACGCAACCAAGCTTATGCTATATACATTCTTACCAGAAACCAGGTTGTAACTTCAAACTATATAACCAATCTCATTTTGTATTTAGATAAGTCTTACCCTTCTTGGAAACAAGAAATTATAGGAGCCTATATCGCTGCTTCATTTAAATTGCTCAAAAATGATAAAGAAGCAGAGCAGTTAATTAGAGCCTATCAACCTAATGCTTCTAGGCAATCTGACAGCGATTTTTATGATCAAAACTCTGCCAACGCCCAATACTTGTACTTGCTTGGTAACCATTTTCCTGCATTATTAGAGAAGCAAGATGAAAATTTAGTATTAGAAATCACTTCTAAACTGAATAGCGATGAAATTAATACTATCTTTTCTTCTTATGGCATTTTAGGGTTAGGTTCTTATGCCGCAAAGGAAACGGATGCCTGGACGGGTTTAAGTATCGCGCAAAAATTAGCTAATAATAATGAGCCTACACTTCTTAACTTAAATGATAATTATGGTGTAGCCCCTTTAAGTGAAAATGCAATCGCCGCAATTTTCCTGGATCAACAGCGAAAAAATTATTTTTATCAAGTTACTGAGTCCGGCTTTGATAAAAATATTCCCAAAGAGAGTGTAGCGCAAGGTATCGAGGTATATCGTGAATATCGCTCTAAAGAGGGTCAGGTCATTAACACGACTAGTTTGGGAGAGGAAATCGAGGTACACATCCAAATACGTGGCCTGAGTGAACACTATCTGTCCAATATCGTCATTCTTGATCTGCTGCCGGGCGGATTCGAAGTTGTGCAAGACAGCATCAAAAAGGAAATAACGTATATGGATTATTTTGACATTAGAGAGGACCGTGTCATATTTTTTGGCAGTATTGATTCGAATAGCCGTGAAATTGTTTATCGAATAAAAGCAACGAATGTCGGGACATTTACTGTTCCGGCAATTCAGGCAGAATCGATGTATAATCCCAAAATAAAGGCAAATGGGGTAGGTAGTAGTATTTCCGTGGTGGCAAACGACAAATCTTGA
- the coq7 gene encoding 2-polyprenyl-3-methyl-6-methoxy-1,4-benzoquinone monooxygenase codes for MKIFKPVEELIINFDSLLRSVFVPQNRFVERSSPALNMPEPQLNHAEKKHVAGLMRVNHAGEVCAQALYQGQALTAKLPGTRKQMEKAAREEVDHLGWCELRLNELGSQPSILNLIWYTQSFLIGALAGLAGDQWSLGFVVETERQVTAHLEDHIQKLPKLDEKTQIILKKMQEEEIQHAELARKAGAKELPRPIQELMRLMSKVMTKTSYYI; via the coding sequence ATGAAAATTTTTAAACCGGTTGAAGAGCTTATAATTAACTTTGATAGCTTGTTACGCAGTGTTTTTGTTCCACAAAACAGGTTTGTCGAGCGCTCTAGCCCCGCCCTTAACATGCCTGAACCCCAATTAAATCATGCGGAAAAAAAACACGTAGCTGGACTTATGCGAGTCAATCATGCGGGAGAAGTGTGCGCGCAAGCGCTCTATCAGGGACAAGCTTTAACCGCAAAACTACCAGGCACCCGAAAACAAATGGAAAAGGCCGCTAGAGAAGAAGTTGATCACTTAGGCTGGTGCGAACTTCGACTTAACGAATTAGGAAGTCAACCTAGCATACTAAATCTTATATGGTATACACAGTCATTTTTAATTGGCGCTTTGGCAGGACTTGCTGGCGATCAGTGGAGCTTAGGCTTTGTAGTAGAAACAGAGCGCCAGGTTACTGCACACCTAGAAGATCATATACAAAAATTACCAAAGCTGGATGAGAAAACGCAAATCATTCTGAAAAAGATGCAAGAAGAAGAAATACAGCATGCAGAATTAGCAAGAAAAGCTGGAGCAAAAGAGCTACCGCGGCCCATTCAAGAGCTAATGCGGCTAATGTCCAAAGTAATGACTAAAACTAGCTACTATATTTAA